A region from the Pelagovum pacificum genome encodes:
- a CDS encoding retropepsin-like aspartic protease family protein, with product MDGDDIARIAYLSLLGAAIGGWFLMQNRGQLGKMAQQAAVWALIFVGVVAAVGLWSDIRDDVMPRQSVISENVIEIPRGPDGHYSIRAEVNGVPLDFVVDTGASQIVLSRQDAERVGIDPDGLVYSGSAQTANGIVGTAPVSLDRLAVGPIEDRNVRAYVNEGELFGSLLGMGYLNRFERIEIEGDRLILTR from the coding sequence ATGGACGGAGACGACATTGCCCGCATCGCCTACCTCTCCCTTCTGGGGGCCGCCATCGGCGGATGGTTCCTCATGCAGAACCGGGGACAGCTCGGAAAGATGGCGCAGCAGGCAGCGGTCTGGGCGCTGATCTTCGTCGGCGTGGTCGCCGCGGTCGGCCTCTGGAGCGATATCCGCGACGATGTCATGCCCCGGCAGAGCGTCATCTCCGAGAACGTGATCGAGATCCCCCGCGGACCGGACGGACATTACTCGATCCGGGCCGAGGTGAACGGTGTGCCGCTCGACTTCGTGGTCGACACGGGGGCGAGCCAGATCGTGCTGAGCCGTCAGGACGCCGAGCGCGTCGGCATCGACCCCGACGGGCTGGTCTACTCCGGCTCCGCCCAGACGGCGAACGGGATCGTCGGCACGGCGCCGGTGTCGCTCGACCGGCTCGCCGTGGGTCCGATCGAGGACCGCAACGTGCGCGCCTACGTCAACGAGGGCGAGCTGTTCGGGTCTCTGCTGGGGATGGGTTACCTCAACCGGTTCGAGCGTATCGAGATCGAGGGTGACCGGCTGATCCTCACCCGCTGA
- a CDS encoding DNA polymerase III subunit chi produces the protein MGAAFFYHLTRDPVERTLATLLEKCLATGWRCEVRGEDAAQLDRLDAQLWLQPEESFLPHGRAGGPHDADQPVLLRTPGAGPAPNGAQCVLSIGGAEVGDAEVKALERVCILFDGADEAALQIARGQWSRLVEAGCAAQYWSQDSGRWEKKAERGA, from the coding sequence ATGGGAGCGGCCTTCTTCTACCACCTGACCCGCGACCCGGTTGAGCGGACTCTGGCGACCCTGCTGGAGAAGTGTCTCGCCACCGGCTGGCGCTGCGAGGTACGCGGCGAGGATGCCGCGCAGCTCGACCGGCTCGACGCGCAGCTTTGGCTGCAACCGGAGGAAAGCTTCCTGCCGCACGGCCGCGCCGGCGGTCCGCACGACGCCGATCAGCCGGTGCTTCTTCGCACGCCGGGTGCCGGGCCGGCGCCGAACGGCGCGCAGTGCGTCCTCAGTATCGGCGGGGCCGAGGTCGGCGACGCCGAGGTCAAGGCGCTGGAGCGGGTCTGCATCCTGTTCGACGGTGCCGACGAAGCGGCCCTTCAGATCGCGCGGGGCCAGTGGTCCCGCCTCGTCGAGGCCGGTTGCGCCGCGCAATACTGGAGCCAGGATTCGGGACGCTGGGAAAAGAAGGCCGAACGCGGGGCGTGA
- a CDS encoding leucyl aminopeptidase, whose translation MPAPAAIRFTETDHDGLAGWEGRIAVIVDETGKLDASGRKLNSLTRKALARAAESERFTKLKVGEAMELAFPVAIAAEAIHLVKLSRKATPAEARKAGGALAAARGAAPLLVLAGNHRAASELAFGLVLRGYDFDAHLTRPAEARAEITMMCADPEGLARVSADMAALAEGVFFTRDLINEPSNVLTTSDFAARLAAMQELGLSVEILEEDQLKELGMGALLAVGQGSDSPSKVVVMEWNGGGDEAPLALCGKGVVFDTGGISIKPAAGMEAMTMDMGGAGVVSGVMRTLALRKAKANVVGLVGLVENMPSGNAMRPGDIVRSMKGDTIEVINTDAEGRLVLADVLWYAQERFKPSGIIDLATLTGAMVIALGHEMAGVFSNDDPLANAFLTAATAEGEGAWRMPLGPAYDALLKSRLADMKNVGGRPAGSITAAQFLKRFVKDETPWIHLDIAGVTMGEGSSDLAPNGPSGWGVMALNRLVRDRYEG comes from the coding sequence ATGCCAGCCCCCGCCGCAATCCGCTTCACAGAAACCGATCACGACGGCCTCGCCGGGTGGGAGGGACGGATCGCGGTGATCGTCGACGAAACCGGCAAGCTCGACGCCTCCGGGCGCAAGCTGAACTCGCTGACCCGCAAGGCGCTCGCCCGCGCGGCGGAGAGCGAGCGTTTCACCAAGCTGAAGGTCGGCGAGGCGATGGAACTTGCCTTCCCGGTGGCCATCGCCGCCGAAGCGATCCACCTCGTGAAGCTGTCGAGGAAAGCCACGCCCGCCGAGGCCCGCAAGGCCGGCGGTGCGCTCGCGGCCGCCCGTGGGGCGGCGCCGCTCCTCGTGCTCGCCGGCAATCACCGCGCGGCGAGCGAACTGGCCTTCGGTCTCGTCCTGCGCGGCTACGATTTCGACGCCCACCTGACCCGTCCCGCCGAGGCGCGGGCCGAGATCACCATGATGTGCGCCGACCCCGAGGGGCTCGCCCGCGTCTCCGCCGACATGGCGGCGCTGGCCGAGGGTGTTTTCTTTACCCGCGACCTCATCAACGAGCCCTCGAACGTGCTCACCACCTCCGACTTCGCCGCCCGCCTCGCCGCGATGCAGGAACTCGGCCTGTCGGTCGAGATCCTCGAGGAAGACCAGCTGAAAGAGCTCGGCATGGGCGCGCTGCTGGCCGTGGGGCAGGGGTCGGACAGCCCCTCGAAGGTGGTCGTGATGGAATGGAACGGCGGCGGCGACGAAGCCCCCCTCGCGCTCTGCGGCAAGGGCGTGGTCTTCGACACCGGCGGCATCTCGATCAAGCCTGCCGCCGGCATGGAAGCGATGACGATGGATATGGGCGGCGCCGGCGTCGTCTCCGGCGTGATGCGCACGCTGGCGCTGCGCAAGGCGAAGGCCAACGTCGTGGGCCTCGTCGGGCTGGTCGAGAACATGCCCTCGGGCAACGCGATGCGCCCCGGCGACATCGTCCGCTCGATGAAGGGCGACACGATCGAGGTCATCAACACCGACGCCGAGGGGCGGCTCGTCCTCGCCGACGTGCTCTGGTACGCGCAGGAGCGATTCAAACCCTCCGGAATAATCGACCTCGCCACGCTCACCGGCGCGATGGTCATCGCGCTCGGCCACGAGATGGCCGGTGTCTTCTCCAACGACGACCCGCTTGCCAACGCCTTCCTCACCGCCGCCACGGCGGAGGGCGAGGGCGCGTGGCGGATGCCGCTGGGCCCGGCCTATGACGCCCTGCTGAAAAGCCGGCTGGCGGACATGAAGAACGTCGGCGGCCGTCCCGCCGGCTCCATCACCGCCGCCCAGTTCCTGAAGCGCTTCGTCAAGGACGAGACGCCGTGGATCCACCTCGACATCGCCGGTGTGACGATGGGCGAGGGCTCCTCCGACCTCGCGCCGAACGGCCCGTCGGGCTGGGGCGTCATGGCGCTGAACCGCCTCGTGCGGGACCGGTACGAGGGCTGA
- the lptF gene encoding LPS export ABC transporter permease LptF: MGRFDRYFLSQLLTLFGFFSLVLILLYWVNRAVGLFDQLIGDGQSALVFLEFSALALPGIIRIVVPLAAFVAALYVTNRLISESEIVVLQATGCSPRRLARPVWLFGLIVGLITAALVHALAPAAARVLDDREEEIANNVTAQFLTPGEFLTPATGVTVYVRNITEEGVLEDMFLADTRDDDSHVIYTASNAYLVRSDRGPQLVMVTGMAQTLRVADLRLYTTRFQDFTYDIGRLMVTETGGRIPSRQVSTHDLWQASADLQERTNRSVVSLRAEVHDRINKTIVGVAAALLGFAPLMLGRFSRFGAWKQIVGAVLLVVVVNSLESWGSTIADTAPERWPLIYVSGLTGLAIPILLLFVAAPPRFRSDRRAQGLPA; encoded by the coding sequence GTGGGCCGGTTCGACCGATACTTCCTGAGCCAGCTTCTGACGCTGTTCGGTTTCTTCAGTCTCGTGCTGATCCTGCTCTACTGGGTCAACCGGGCCGTCGGCCTGTTCGATCAGCTGATCGGCGACGGGCAGTCGGCGCTCGTGTTCCTCGAGTTCAGCGCGCTGGCGCTGCCCGGCATCATCCGCATCGTCGTTCCGCTCGCCGCCTTCGTGGCCGCGCTTTACGTGACCAACCGGCTGATCTCCGAGAGCGAGATCGTCGTGCTGCAGGCGACGGGCTGTTCGCCGCGACGGCTGGCGCGGCCGGTCTGGCTGTTCGGGCTGATCGTCGGGTTGATCACCGCGGCCCTCGTCCACGCGCTCGCCCCTGCCGCCGCGCGGGTGCTGGACGACCGGGAAGAGGAGATCGCCAACAACGTCACGGCGCAGTTCCTGACGCCCGGCGAATTCCTGACGCCGGCCACCGGGGTCACCGTCTACGTGCGCAACATCACGGAGGAAGGCGTGCTGGAGGACATGTTCCTCGCGGACACGCGCGACGACGACAGCCACGTGATCTACACCGCATCGAACGCCTACCTCGTGCGCTCCGACAGGGGGCCGCAGCTGGTGATGGTGACCGGCATGGCGCAGACGCTGCGGGTTGCGGACCTGCGGCTCTACACCACGCGGTTCCAGGATTTCACCTACGACATCGGGCGGCTGATGGTGACCGAGACCGGCGGGCGGATCCCCTCGCGACAGGTGTCGACGCACGACCTCTGGCAGGCCTCTGCCGATCTGCAGGAGCGGACGAACCGCAGCGTCGTGTCGCTGCGGGCCGAAGTGCACGACCGCATCAACAAGACCATCGTCGGGGTCGCGGCGGCGCTGCTCGGCTTCGCGCCGCTGATGCTGGGCCGGTTCAGCCGGTTCGGCGCCTGGAAGCAGATCGTGGGCGCGGTGCTGCTGGTGGTCGTCGTGAACTCGCTGGAAAGCTGGGGCTCGACCATCGCCGACACGGCGCCCGAGCGGTGGCCGCTGATCTACGTCTCCGGCCTGACCGGGCTGGCGATCCCGATCCTGCTGCTGTTCGTCGCCGCGCCGCCGCGGTTCAGGTCGGACCGACGGGCGCAGGGGTTGCCAGCATGA
- the lptG gene encoding LPS export ABC transporter permease LptG, protein MILHRYFAKRYLVSFALVSAMFFGLLGVMDLFEQARDVSEQEGVTGGDIIALTLLNAPANFYEFLPLFVILSSVNLFVGLGRSSEMVVTRASGRSAIRALAAPVAVVTIIGLIAITVLNPLVAATTRETEDRVTRIEDRGASVLSVDAGGLWLRQGGPEGQSVIRAGRANLDGTELSGVSFILFSPEGLPLRRVDARRAKLADGRWTLTDAKEWPLGDASVPEAEATEHDTFYIASNLTAAQIRDSFGAPSSIPIWELPRFIDRLEAAGFSAVRHQVWLQSELAKPLFLIAMMLIGAAFTLRHQRGRRIGLMVLLSICLSFGLYFIRNFAIVLGENGQIPVALAAWAPPLAGVALSLAMLLHQEDG, encoded by the coding sequence ATGATCCTGCATCGTTACTTCGCCAAGCGCTACCTTGTCAGTTTCGCGCTCGTCTCTGCCATGTTCTTCGGGCTGCTCGGGGTGATGGACCTGTTCGAACAGGCCCGCGACGTGTCCGAGCAGGAGGGCGTCACCGGCGGCGACATCATCGCGCTGACGCTGCTGAACGCGCCGGCGAACTTCTACGAGTTCCTGCCGCTCTTCGTCATCCTGTCGAGCGTAAACCTCTTCGTCGGCCTGGGACGATCATCCGAGATGGTGGTCACCCGCGCGTCGGGCCGCTCGGCGATCCGCGCGCTTGCCGCGCCGGTGGCGGTCGTGACGATCATCGGGCTGATCGCGATCACCGTACTGAACCCGCTCGTCGCGGCCACCACGCGCGAAACGGAAGACCGCGTGACCCGGATCGAGGATCGGGGCGCGAGCGTGCTGTCGGTCGATGCAGGCGGTCTGTGGCTGCGGCAGGGGGGCCCGGAGGGGCAGTCGGTGATCCGTGCCGGGCGGGCCAATCTCGACGGGACCGAGCTGTCGGGCGTCTCCTTCATCCTGTTCAGCCCCGAAGGTCTGCCGCTGCGTCGGGTCGATGCCCGCCGCGCCAAGCTTGCCGATGGGCGCTGGACGCTGACGGATGCGAAGGAATGGCCGCTCGGTGATGCGTCCGTGCCTGAGGCCGAGGCGACCGAGCACGATACGTTCTACATCGCTTCGAACCTTACGGCGGCGCAGATCCGCGACAGTTTCGGCGCGCCGTCCTCGATTCCCATCTGGGAGCTGCCGCGCTTCATCGACCGGCTGGAGGCCGCGGGCTTCTCCGCCGTGCGCCACCAGGTCTGGCTGCAGTCGGAGCTGGCCAAACCGCTGTTCCTGATCGCGATGATGCTGATCGGCGCAGCGTTCACCCTGCGGCATCAGCGCGGGCGGCGGATCGGGCTCATGGTGCTTCTGTCGATCTGCCTGAGCTTCGGGCTCTATTTCATTCGGAATTTCGCGATCGTGCTTGGCGAGAACGGGCAGATCCCCGTCGCGCTGGCTGCCTGGGCACCGCCACTTGCGGGCGTGGCGCTCTCCCTCGCGATGCTGCTACATCAGGAAGATGGCTGA
- a CDS encoding LPS-assembly protein LptD: MRASRLLPLVLALLCAALQATAQGTATMVADNIVVTENRRLVATGNVEAFYDGTRLSAQAITYDEPSDSLTITGPIFILAENGNILTAEQGSLDPKLENGILRSARLVLQEQLQLAANQIDRVEGRYTQLYGVAATACRICGNGPPLWEIRARRVIHDQDENQLYFENAQFRLAGIPILYLPRMRLPDPELERSAGLLIPELRTTDRLGTGVKLPYFIPLGPSADVTLAPYISANTTTLEARYRQAFLTGDLTFEGAFTEDDLTAEPLRSYGFLDADFALPGRWMLDAQMRFTSDDTYLLDYDYSDADRLDSFVTATRITEDQRLSFGVTVTESLRPEDVNRFRPTVLPDAYYEQVLRFPGLPGRVTVRADSDGAFRRSSLNIKGRDVTRIGTGIEWRVDRILGPGVVSNAMLGVDVDRYGIDQDDTFDTPATRSTPYAMAELRWPLSRTAPGGTVHVIEPVVALTWSETDGPPVPNEDSRVVEFDETNLFFLSRFPGEDAREDGLRAAAALGWTALTPGGWSSNFTAGRLFRMESDPRFQAGTGLDGENSDWVTVLGIEAPSGLSFDARALFDDDFTFSRTEARLMWENNRTDLAATFVQLSENAAEAREDEVSEFTFDGAFQLTRAWEVLAEGRYDVVAEKPKYAGIGAEYSNECITVGLSVSRRFTSSTTLEPETDYGITVALNGFSAGRSDAPVTRSCRN, translated from the coding sequence ATGCGCGCCTCACGGCTTCTCCCCCTCGTTCTGGCCCTGCTCTGCGCGGCGTTGCAGGCGACGGCACAGGGCACCGCGACGATGGTCGCCGACAATATCGTAGTGACCGAGAACCGGCGCCTCGTCGCGACCGGCAACGTGGAGGCGTTCTACGACGGCACGCGCCTGTCGGCGCAGGCCATCACTTACGACGAGCCCTCGGACAGCCTGACCATCACCGGCCCGATCTTCATCTTGGCCGAGAACGGCAACATCCTGACCGCCGAGCAGGGCAGCCTCGATCCGAAGCTCGAAAACGGTATCCTCCGCAGCGCGCGACTTGTGCTGCAGGAGCAGCTGCAACTCGCCGCAAACCAGATCGACCGGGTCGAAGGGCGCTACACGCAGCTCTACGGTGTCGCCGCGACCGCCTGCCGGATCTGCGGCAACGGCCCGCCGCTTTGGGAGATCCGCGCACGCCGGGTGATCCACGACCAGGACGAGAACCAGCTCTACTTCGAGAACGCGCAGTTCCGGCTGGCGGGGATCCCGATCCTCTATCTGCCACGGATGCGCCTGCCCGACCCGGAGCTGGAGCGGTCCGCCGGCCTGCTGATCCCCGAGTTGCGCACGACCGACCGGCTCGGCACCGGGGTCAAGCTGCCCTATTTCATCCCGCTCGGGCCGAGCGCCGACGTCACGCTCGCGCCTTACATTTCGGCCAACACGACCACGCTCGAGGCGCGCTATCGGCAGGCGTTCCTGACGGGCGACCTGACGTTCGAGGGTGCCTTCACGGAGGACGACCTGACGGCGGAGCCGCTGCGCTCCTACGGCTTCCTCGATGCGGATTTCGCATTGCCGGGGCGGTGGATGCTGGACGCGCAGATGCGCTTCACCTCGGACGACACCTACCTGCTGGATTACGATTATTCCGACGCCGACCGGCTCGATTCCTTCGTCACCGCCACCCGCATCACCGAAGATCAGCGGCTGAGCTTCGGCGTGACCGTGACGGAGAGCCTGCGCCCGGAGGACGTGAACCGCTTCCGGCCCACAGTGCTGCCGGATGCCTATTACGAACAGGTGCTGCGCTTCCCGGGCCTGCCCGGCCGTGTGACCGTCCGGGCCGATTCCGACGGAGCGTTCCGGCGGTCCTCGCTCAACATCAAGGGTCGCGACGTGACGCGGATCGGAACCGGGATCGAATGGCGTGTGGACCGCATCCTCGGCCCCGGCGTGGTCAGCAACGCGATGCTCGGCGTCGATGTCGACCGCTACGGGATCGACCAGGACGACACGTTCGACACGCCCGCGACCCGCAGCACACCCTACGCCATGGCGGAGCTGCGCTGGCCCCTGTCGCGCACTGCGCCCGGCGGCACGGTTCACGTGATCGAACCCGTCGTCGCCCTCACCTGGTCAGAGACGGACGGCCCCCCGGTGCCGAACGAGGACAGCCGCGTCGTGGAGTTCGACGAGACCAACCTGTTCTTCCTGTCGCGCTTTCCCGGCGAGGACGCGCGCGAGGACGGGCTGCGCGCCGCCGCCGCGCTCGGCTGGACGGCGCTGACGCCGGGCGGGTGGAGCAGCAACTTCACCGCAGGCCGGCTCTTCCGGATGGAGAGCGACCCGCGCTTCCAGGCGGGCACCGGCCTCGACGGAGAGAATTCCGACTGGGTGACGGTCCTCGGCATCGAAGCGCCGAGCGGGCTGTCCTTCGACGCGCGCGCGCTGTTCGACGACGACTTCACCTTCTCGCGCACCGAAGCGCGCCTGATGTGGGAGAACAACCGCACCGACCTCGCCGCCACCTTCGTCCAGCTGTCCGAGAACGCGGCAGAGGCCCGCGAAGACGAAGTGTCGGAATTCACCTTCGACGGTGCCTTCCAGCTGACCCGCGCGTGGGAAGTCTTGGCCGAAGGGCGCTATGACGTCGTGGCGGAAAAACCGAAGTACGCGGGCATCGGCGCGGAATACAGTAACGAGTGTATCACTGTCGGGCTTTCGGTCTCGCGCCGCTTCACCTCTTCCACTACGCTTGAGCCCGAGACGGATTACGGGATAACGGTGGCCCTCAACGGGTTCTCGGCGGGGCGTTCCGACGCGCCCGTGACGCGAAGCTGCAGGAACTGA
- a CDS encoding peptidylprolyl isomerase, producing MTFRTLAAAALAFCLTMSGAAAQSPYSAAITVNDDAISFYEIDQRVRLLELFNTPGDLPELAREQLIDDRLKLQELRRVGLSLSDEALQAALNDFAGRADLPYDQFIGQINGAGVAEETLRDFVLVGVSWRDYIRSRYSSRTNITDRDVTLELDRAAGTGSELEVLLSEIIIPAPPPRAAEAAAIANQIAQTRSTATFEAAAREYSALPSRENGGRLEWLPLDNYPGPIQGLIMSLQPGEVTNPIPIPNGIALFQLRAVREARTSQPVPSELDYAVLYIPGGRSDAALSQVARIDARADSCDDLYDERGLQLAREQQPVGQVPGDIALELAKLDRGEASWGLTSGDGQSLLYVMLCDRIYADAPSRDAVADALRSQRLSRFADQTVAQLRANAVIRPPQ from the coding sequence ATGACTTTTCGCACTCTCGCCGCTGCGGCACTGGCCTTCTGCCTGACGATGTCGGGCGCGGCAGCGCAATCGCCCTATTCCGCGGCGATCACCGTGAACGACGACGCGATCAGCTTTTACGAGATCGATCAGCGCGTTCGCCTGCTTGAGCTGTTCAACACGCCGGGCGACCTGCCCGAGCTCGCCCGCGAGCAGCTGATCGACGATCGCCTCAAGCTACAGGAGCTGCGCCGCGTCGGCCTGAGCCTCTCTGACGAGGCGCTGCAGGCGGCGCTCAACGATTTCGCCGGACGCGCCGATCTGCCCTACGACCAGTTCATCGGCCAGATCAACGGCGCCGGCGTCGCCGAGGAGACCCTGCGCGACTTCGTCCTCGTCGGGGTGAGCTGGCGCGACTACATCCGCAGCCGGTATTCAAGCCGCACCAACATCACCGACCGCGACGTGACCCTGGAACTCGACCGGGCCGCCGGCACCGGAAGCGAGCTCGAAGTGCTGCTGAGCGAGATCATCATTCCCGCGCCGCCGCCCCGCGCGGCCGAGGCCGCCGCGATCGCCAACCAGATCGCCCAGACCCGCTCCACCGCGACGTTCGAGGCCGCCGCCCGCGAATATTCCGCCCTGCCCTCGCGCGAGAACGGCGGGCGCCTGGAATGGCTGCCGCTCGACAATTATCCCGGCCCGATCCAGGGGCTCATCATGTCGCTCCAGCCAGGCGAGGTCACCAACCCGATCCCGATCCCGAACGGTATCGCGCTGTTCCAGCTTCGCGCGGTGCGCGAGGCGCGGACCTCCCAGCCGGTCCCGTCCGAGCTGGATTACGCGGTGCTCTACATTCCCGGCGGTCGCTCGGACGCCGCCTTGTCGCAGGTCGCCCGCATCGATGCGCGCGCCGACAGCTGCGATGACCTCTATGACGAGCGTGGGCTTCAGCTCGCCCGCGAACAGCAGCCCGTGGGTCAGGTCCCCGGCGATATCGCGCTGGAACTGGCGAAGCTAGACCGGGGCGAGGCATCGTGGGGTCTGACCAGCGGTGACGGGCAGTCCCTGCTTTACGTGATGCTTTGCGACCGGATCTACGCCGACGCCCCCTCCCGTGACGCCGTGGCCGATGCGCTGCGCTCTCAGCGGCTGTCGCGCTTTGCCGACCAGACGGTCGCACAGCTCCGCGCCAACGCGGTCATCCGCCCGCCGCAATGA
- the pdxA gene encoding 4-hydroxythreonine-4-phosphate dehydrogenase PdxA, with translation MTVALTCGEPAGVGPDLAPVAWAALKDEVSLLWIGDPSHLPEGTAWEAATPETAADVMPRALPVLARDFGAPRTPGLPDPTHAPHVVDAIAEAVALVTSGACDALCTAPIHKQALIDGANFAYPGHTEFLGALAGSDRAVMMLACDALKVVPATIHIPLAAVPEALTATLLTDTLLITHAALRRDFGIDRPRIAVAGLNPHAGEGGKMGREEIELIAPVLDALRAEGMDLLGPMSADTMFHAAARARYDAAVCAYHDQALIPIKTIDFSGGVNVTLGLPFVRTSPDHGTAFDIAGSGRADATSTIAALRMAGAMAARRKG, from the coding sequence ATGACCGTCGCGCTCACCTGCGGTGAACCGGCCGGCGTCGGACCGGACCTGGCCCCCGTGGCCTGGGCCGCATTGAAGGACGAGGTGTCGCTGCTCTGGATCGGCGATCCGTCCCACCTGCCCGAGGGCACGGCCTGGGAAGCGGCAACCCCCGAGACGGCGGCAGACGTTATGCCCCGCGCCCTGCCCGTCCTTGCCCGCGATTTCGGCGCGCCGCGCACGCCGGGCCTCCCCGACCCGACACACGCCCCTCACGTGGTCGACGCGATCGCCGAGGCGGTGGCGCTCGTCACGTCCGGGGCCTGCGACGCGCTCTGCACCGCGCCGATCCACAAGCAGGCGCTGATCGACGGTGCGAACTTCGCCTACCCCGGCCATACGGAGTTCCTCGGCGCACTCGCCGGGTCCGACCGGGCGGTGATGATGCTGGCCTGCGACGCGCTGAAGGTGGTGCCCGCGACGATCCACATCCCGCTCGCGGCAGTGCCGGAGGCGCTGACGGCCACGTTGCTGACCGACACGCTGCTGATCACCCATGCCGCGCTCAGGCGCGATTTCGGCATCGACCGTCCCCGCATCGCCGTTGCCGGGCTGAACCCCCATGCGGGCGAAGGCGGTAAGATGGGCCGGGAGGAGATCGAGCTGATCGCCCCGGTGCTCGACGCGCTCCGGGCCGAGGGGATGGACCTGCTGGGCCCGATGTCGGCGGACACGATGTTCCATGCGGCGGCCCGCGCCCGCTACGATGCGGCGGTCTGCGCCTACCACGACCAGGCCCTGATCCCGATCAAGACCATCGACTTCTCCGGCGGCGTGAACGTGACGCTCGGCCTACCTTTCGTGCGGACCTCGCCGGACCACGGCACCGCCTTCGACATCGCCGGGAGCGGACGTGCCGACGCGACCTCGACCATCGCCGCGCTGCGGATGGCCGGCGCGATGGCCGCACGGCGGAAAGGCTGA
- the rsmA gene encoding 16S rRNA (adenine(1518)-N(6)/adenine(1519)-N(6))-dimethyltransferase RsmA — protein sequence MAGIDDLPPLRDVIAAHGLSARKSLGQNFLLDLNLTAKIARQAGDLTQSDVLEIGPGPGGLTRGLLASGARKVVAVEKDSRCIPALQQIAEAYPQRLTVLEGDALELDTAAHLQPPYRIAANLPYNVGTELLVRWLTPKDWPPPWSSLTLMFQKEVAQRIVATPGSKAYGRLAILSQWRTDARIVMDLPPGAFTPPPKVSSAVVHITALPAPRYPADPAVLSRVVAAAFNQRRKMLRASLRGLAPDIEDRLIAAGIKPTDRAEQIDLERFCALARSFA from the coding sequence ATGGCCGGCATCGACGACCTGCCTCCGCTGCGCGACGTGATCGCCGCGCACGGTCTGTCGGCGCGCAAGTCGCTTGGCCAGAACTTCCTGCTCGACCTGAACCTGACCGCCAAGATCGCGCGGCAGGCCGGCGACCTGACGCAATCGGATGTGCTGGAGATCGGCCCCGGCCCCGGCGGCCTGACCCGCGGCCTGCTGGCGTCGGGCGCCAGAAAGGTCGTCGCGGTCGAGAAGGACAGCCGCTGCATCCCCGCGCTCCAGCAGATCGCGGAGGCCTATCCGCAGCGGCTGACGGTGCTCGAAGGAGACGCGCTGGAGCTCGACACGGCCGCGCACCTTCAGCCGCCCTACCGGATCGCCGCCAACCTGCCCTACAATGTCGGGACCGAGCTGCTGGTCCGCTGGCTGACGCCGAAGGACTGGCCGCCGCCTTGGTCCAGCCTGACGCTGATGTTCCAGAAGGAGGTGGCGCAACGGATCGTCGCGACGCCGGGCAGCAAGGCTTACGGCCGCCTCGCGATCCTCTCACAGTGGCGCACTGACGCCCGCATCGTGATGGACCTGCCACCCGGCGCCTTCACGCCGCCGCCCAAGGTCTCCTCCGCCGTGGTCCACATCACCGCTCTGCCGGCGCCACGATACCCGGCCGACCCGGCGGTCCTGTCGCGCGTCGTCGCGGCCGCCTTCAACCAGCGGCGCAAGATGCTGCGTGCCTCGCTCAGAGGTCTCGCCCCGGACATCGAGGACCGGCTCATCGCCGCCGGCATCAAGCCGACCGACCGGGCGGAGCAGATCGACCTCGAACGCTTCTGCGCCCTCGCCCGCAGCTTCGCCTGA